ACCAGGCCCACCACACCGAGCGCGGCGGCGAGCACGCCGAAGACCGCCATGGTCCAGCCGGACAGGGAACGGGGCAGGCGCACGGCGGTCCTCCGCGAGGGGAAGCAGGGTCAGCGAACAACGTCGGTGATTCGAATGCGCGCTCGGAAACGAGCGTGCCCCTGCATATCGCGTGGCGGGGGCCCAGAGCCAATCGGGCCCCCGCCACGGGTCACTTCAGCGCCGCGGCCATCATCTTCTGCGCCACCGGGGCCGCCAGGCCGTTGCCGCTGACCTCGGAGCGGGCCGCGCCCGAGTCCTCGATCAGCACCGCGACGGCGACCTGCTTCCCAGTCGAGGGGTCCTTCGCGTAGGAGGTGAACCAGGCGTACGGCGTCTTGCTGTTGTTCTCGCCGTGCTGGGCCGTGCCCGTCTTGCCGCCGACCTCGGCCCCGGAGATCGCCGCGTTGGTGCCGGTGCCCTTCTCCACGACCGTCCGCATCGCGCTCCGCAGCTGCTCCGCCGTCGAGGAGGAGACGACCCGCGTGCTGTCCCCGTCGTCGAACGTGGTCAGGGCGTCGCCGTCGGAGTCGACGACCTCCGACACCATGTGCGGGGCCGCCAGGAGACCGTCGTTGGCGATCGCGGCCGAGACCATGGCCATCTGGAGCGGGGTCGCGGTCACGTCGAACTGGCCGATGCCGGTGAGCGCCGTCTGCGCGGAGTCCATGCCCGACGGGTACACGCTCGCGTAGGCGCGGACCGGGACGTCGAGCTCGGAGTCGTTGAAGCCGAACTTCTCCGCCATCGCCTTCACCTTGTCCTGGCCCAGGTCGGCGGCCATCTTGGCGAAGACGTTGTTGCAGGAGTACTGGAGCGCGGTACGGATCGTGGCGTTCTCGCAGGGCGCGGAGGCGTTCTCGTTCTTCAGCACGGTCCGGGTGTTCGGCAGCGTGTACGGGTCGGGGCTCTTCGTCGCCGTGTCCACCGAGCCGTACAGGCCGTCCTCCAGGGCCGCCGCCGCGACGACCAGCTTGAAGGTGGAACCGGGCGGCAGCGGCTGGCGCAGGGCCCGGTTGACCAGCGGCTTGTCCTCGTCGCTCATCAGCTGCTGCCAGGCGTCGCCGTCCGTCGTCCCGGCGATCTTCGACGGGTCGTACGACGGGGTGGACACCATGCCCAGGATCCGGCCGGTTGCGGGGTCGACCGCGACGGCCGCGCCCTTCTTGTTCCCGAGCGCCTCGTAGCCGGCCTTCTGCACGGCCGGGTCGATCGTGGTGACGACCGTGCCCGGCTCCTGCTGCTTGCGCGTCACCGCGTCCACCGGGTTCTTCAGCCGGTCGTCGGTGCCGTCGAGGACGTCGTCGTAGATGCCCTCCAGCTGCGTGGCGCCGTACGCCTGCGAGCTGTAGCCGGTGACCGCCGCGTACAGCTCGCCGTCCGTGTAGGTGCGCTTGTACGCGAGATCGCCTCCTTCCGTCTTCTTCGAGCCGGTGACCGGCGAACCGGCCACGACGATGTTGCCGAGCGGCTGCGCGTACTGCGCGATGGTCTTCCGCCGGTTCTTCGAGTCGTCCGCGAGCGCCTTGCCTTCGTACGCCTGCACCCAGGTGGCCCGCCCGAGGAGGGCGAGCACCAGGACCAGGACGAAGACCGACGTGTGCCTGATCGTCTTGTTCATCGCACTTGGGGGGACGAACGGGCCGGTGGGGGACGTTCCGGATGTGGTCCGTTTCTCAGTGAACCTTCATCTCGCGGGCTCGGTGGATCGTGGCCGGTGAGCGCCGGCCGGCTCACCCCGCCCGCACGAACCCCGACTCGTACGCCAGGATCACCGCCTGCGTCCGGTCCCGGGCGCCCAGCTTCGCCAGGACCGCCGCCACATGGGACTTCACCGTCGCGGGGCCGACGCCGATCCGTTCGGCGATCTCGGCGTTCGTCGCGCCCGTCGCCACCTGCCGAAGCACCTCCGCCTCCCGCTCGGTGAGCCGTGCCACCCAGGGCGGCGCCGCCGCCGGAGCGCGCCGGGCGTGCTCGGCGGCCAGGCCCCGTACCGCCGCCGGGTAGAGCAGCGAATCGCTCCTGGCGACCAGCCGGACCGCGGCCACCAGATCCTCCGCCGCCGCCCGCTTCAGCAGGAATCCGGCCGCGCCGACGCGCAGCGCGTCGTACACGTAGGAGTCGTTCTCGAAGGTGGTCACGACCACGATCCGGGGCGGCTCCGCCATCCCGCCGAGGATCTGCTCGGTGGCCCGGATCCCGTCGATCTCCGGCATCCGCACGTCCATCAGGACGACGTCCGGGCGCGTCGCCCGCACCACCGACACCGCCTCGGCGCCCGTGGAGGCCTCGCCGACGACCTCCAGGTCGGGCTCCGCGTCCAGGATGACCCGCAGGGCCGTCCGCACCATGCGCTCGTCGTCGGCGAGGACCACCCGTACCGCCGCGCTCACCGGGGGATCCGCACCGCGAGGCGCCACACGCCGTCCGCCGGGCCGGCCTCGGCGGTGCCGCCGAACAGCCGGGCCCGTTCGCCGACGCCGCGCAGGCCGAGCCCGCCGTGCGGTCGGGCGACCGGGGGCCGCTCGGGCAGGGGGTTCTCCATGGTGATCTCCAACTGTTCGGTACGGGCGTCGAGCCGTACGGTGACGGGCGTGCCGCCCGCGTGCCGGGCCGCGTTCGTCAGCCCTTCCTGGACGATCCGGTACGCCTCCCGCGACAGCGCCTCCGGTACGGGGGCGAGGTCCCCGCTCACCGTCAGCGCCACGCGCGGTCCGGCGCCGCGCACGAGGGCCTCCAGGGCGTCGAGCCCCGGCCCCACTCCCTTGTCGGCCCCTTCGCCGCGCCGCAGCAGGCCGAGGACCCAGTCCAGCTCCCCGACCGTGCGCCGGGTGGTCTCCTCGATCGCGGTCAGCGCCTCCCGGACGAACTCCAGGTCGGCCGCGTCGCCCGTGTCGAGGACCCGGCGCGCCGCGCCCGCCTGGAGGGTGACCGCGCTCAGGGCGTGGCCGACCGAGTCGTGCAGTTCGCGGGCGAGCCGGTTGCGCGACTCCGCCTCCGCCGCGCGCCGCTCCGCCGCCGCGAGCCGGTCCATGGGGCTCGGCCCGAGCAGCCGGGGCGCCTGCCCGGCGAGCAGGGCCCCGGTCGCTGCGGCCGTGGCGGCGAGCGCGAGCAGCATCAGCAGGCCCGCCGGGAGCGCCGCCCAGACCCACCAGTCCTGGTCGAGCCCCCAGTGCCGGCCGATCTCCGACTCCCGCAGGGCCGGCGAGAACGGCAGCGCCATGACCGACACCGCGAACGGCGGCAGGGCCAGGGACGCCCCGCTGATCAGCGCGCCCGCGCCCACGTGCAGCGTGAACCAGCCGGCCGTCCGGGCCTTCGCGTCGCGGCCGCGGGCCGGGCCGTCCGCGAGCCGGTCCGCGGGAATCCCGCAGAGCGCCCGCGCCACCGCCACCGACATCGGCCGGGCCAGCGGGAAGAGCGCGGTGACCGCGGCGAGCGGCAGCCCCACCGCGTACGCCCCGAACTGCACGGCGAGACTGCCGCCGAACATGCCCGGCGAGTCGAGGAAGGCCCCCAGGACGATGGTGCCGACCAGCCAGTACGGCATGAACAGCGCGCCGCCCAGGATCAGATGGACCCAGCGCAGCCTGGCCCGCTGCCCGAACAAGGCGACCGCGCATCGCCTCACGCCTCGGCGCTCCGCCGCCGCAGGAAGACGGCCACGCACGCGGCCAGCAGGAACCCGGTGATCATCTGGCCAGCGTAGGACAGCTGTGCGAGGGCCGGGACCTGCTTGGCCGGATCGGTCTCCGGCATGAGGCAGACCAGCGACATGTACGCGCCCCAGCACCCCACCGCGCCGGTGGAGACCCAGGCCAGGGCGAGGACGGGCCGCACCCCGAGCCGCGCGGGCCGCCGCAGGACGAGAAGGAGGGTGAAGACGACCGCGGCGGCGAGGAAGGCGAGCCCGATGGCGCTGAGGACGTAGAAGTCGGAGTCCCGTTCGGCGGCCCGCTGGGCGGAGAGACCCCTGGCCGAGCCGGAGAGCCAGATCAGCTGGACCGTCGCGGGGACGAGCGAGAGCACCGCGCCGGCCAGGGCGGCGGCCCTCACGCCGGGCCCGGAGACGCGTGCCGAGACCTCGCCGAGCCGGCCGCGCCAGACGTGGCCCCAGCGGTCCCGTGCGTAGAGGACGAAGAGGGTGCCGAGGGCGAGGCCCTGGAGGATGAAGCCGCCGTAGACGACGGCGAAGACCCAGCCGTCCAGGAAGGGTTCTTTGGGGGCGGCGGCCCGTTCGTCACCGGTGAGGAGCGCGATCGCGAGCTGCGCCGGGTACCCGGCCATGATCGGCGCGAGGAGTCCGGTCGCCGCCCACATCGGGAAGGCGAGCAGCCAGGCCCGTACCCGAAGGCCCCACGCCTGGGTGAGCAGCAGGGCGAGGACGATCACGGCAGCGTCGGCGAGGACCGAGATCGAGTTGGCGACGGCGAGCATCGTCCGGTGCTCCAGGAGCACGCTCCCGGCGGGGATGCCGAGTTCGCCGCCCGCCACCCAGACGATCTTGAGCGCGATGTACGGGAGGCAGGCGACGATCGCGAGGACGCGCAGCACGCGGCGGAGGACGGTGGGGCGGTACGCGGCGGAGGGCGCCGGGCTGAGGCGGTGCGCGGTCGGTGTCATGGCTCCACGTTCCCGTGAGGGGTGCCGGTGCCACGTCCTGCCGTGTGCTGAACCGTCTCCGCCGCGCGGGGGAGGAGCCCTCCGCCTCGCCCCGCCTCGGGGGAGGCGGGACGAGACGGAATTGACCCATGATTTGCATGATCAATTGACCCATTCCCCGGGGTCAATGGCCCACTAAAGTAGTGATCATGAACGAGAACGCGACCTTCGCCCCCCTCCTGACCCGCGCCGCCACCGCCGAGACCACCGCCGACCCGAGCAGCGTGATGACGCTCCTCGCCGACTCCGACACCACCGGCGGGCAGCTCACGAGCTACCGCTCCTCGTTCGCGAAGGGCGCGGTCGGCGCCCCGGCGCACTTCCACACCAAGGCCTCGGAGATGTTCTTCGTCCTCGGCGGCTCGCTCCAGGTCCTCGTCGGCGAAGAGCTGACCGTCCTGGAGCAGGGCGACTTCCTCCTCGTCCCGCCGCACACCCCGCACGCCTTCGCGGCGGCGCCCGGCGCCGAGGCGGACGTCCTCTTCGCCTTCACGCCCGGCATGGCCCGCTTCGACTACCTGCGCCTCCTCGGCCGGGTCATGCGCGGCGAGGCGAGCTTCGAGGAGATCAAGGCGTCCTCGGAGCAGTACGACAACCACTACGTGGACAGCCCGGTCTGGCAGAAGGCCCTCGCCGAGCGTGGCTGACGCCCTCTGTCGGTCGGGGCGGGCTCAGAGGCGGCGGGTCGCCAGCGTCAGCCGGTCCCGCGCGTCGAAGAGCGCGTCCTTGATCATCTGCTCGTGGGCCGGGGTGAGCCGCGCCACCGGCACCGAGCAGCTGATCGCGTCCCGCGCCGGGGTCCGGTAGGGGATCGCGATCCCGAAGCAGCGCAGCCCGAGGGTGTTCTCCTCGCGGTCCACCGAGAAGC
The sequence above is a segment of the Streptomyces sp. NBC_01255 genome. Coding sequences within it:
- a CDS encoding peptidoglycan D,D-transpeptidase FtsI family protein, with the translated sequence MNKTIRHTSVFVLVLVLALLGRATWVQAYEGKALADDSKNRRKTIAQYAQPLGNIVVAGSPVTGSKKTEGGDLAYKRTYTDGELYAAVTGYSSQAYGATQLEGIYDDVLDGTDDRLKNPVDAVTRKQQEPGTVVTTIDPAVQKAGYEALGNKKGAAVAVDPATGRILGMVSTPSYDPSKIAGTTDGDAWQQLMSDEDKPLVNRALRQPLPPGSTFKLVVAAAALEDGLYGSVDTATKSPDPYTLPNTRTVLKNENASAPCENATIRTALQYSCNNVFAKMAADLGQDKVKAMAEKFGFNDSELDVPVRAYASVYPSGMDSAQTALTGIGQFDVTATPLQMAMVSAAIANDGLLAAPHMVSEVVDSDGDALTTFDDGDSTRVVSSSTAEQLRSAMRTVVEKGTGTNAAISGAEVGGKTGTAQHGENNSKTPYAWFTSYAKDPSTGKQVAVAVLIEDSGAARSEVSGNGLAAPVAQKMMAAALK
- a CDS encoding response regulator, giving the protein MVRTALRVILDAEPDLEVVGEASTGAEAVSVVRATRPDVVLMDVRMPEIDGIRATEQILGGMAEPPRIVVVTTFENDSYVYDALRVGAAGFLLKRAAAEDLVAAVRLVARSDSLLYPAAVRGLAAEHARRAPAAAPPWVARLTEREAEVLRQVATGATNAEIAERIGVGPATVKSHVAAVLAKLGARDRTQAVILAYESGFVRAG
- a CDS encoding sensor histidine kinase — translated: MRRCAVALFGQRARLRWVHLILGGALFMPYWLVGTIVLGAFLDSPGMFGGSLAVQFGAYAVGLPLAAVTALFPLARPMSVAVARALCGIPADRLADGPARGRDAKARTAGWFTLHVGAGALISGASLALPPFAVSVMALPFSPALRESEIGRHWGLDQDWWVWAALPAGLLMLLALAATAAATGALLAGQAPRLLGPSPMDRLAAAERRAAEAESRNRLARELHDSVGHALSAVTLQAGAARRVLDTGDAADLEFVREALTAIEETTRRTVGELDWVLGLLRRGEGADKGVGPGLDALEALVRGAGPRVALTVSGDLAPVPEALSREAYRIVQEGLTNAARHAGGTPVTVRLDARTEQLEITMENPLPERPPVARPHGGLGLRGVGERARLFGGTAEAGPADGVWRLAVRIPR
- a CDS encoding cupin domain-containing protein, which translates into the protein MNENATFAPLLTRAATAETTADPSSVMTLLADSDTTGGQLTSYRSSFAKGAVGAPAHFHTKASEMFFVLGGSLQVLVGEELTVLEQGDFLLVPPHTPHAFAAAPGAEADVLFAFTPGMARFDYLRLLGRVMRGEASFEEIKASSEQYDNHYVDSPVWQKALAERG